The sequence below is a genomic window from Salvelinus namaycush isolate Seneca chromosome 2, SaNama_1.0, whole genome shotgun sequence.
GCGAGATCAGTCCTGATCTAGCGCTCACCTTGAGGCTACTacagtaggccacacaagttcattAAAACTCATTTGGCTGTGGGATAAAACTGCTACAAATAGACTGGTCTGGTCCTCAAGACCAGCTAGGGTCAATGTCCCAGCATCAATAGGTCTATCAGTAGAAAACTTACTCTCAATTCACATCAGCTTTGGACAGGATAGACAAAACAAGTCAAAGGGTAAAGTTGTGATGAGCCTCGTTTTCTTAGTACAAAATATTTGATAAAAAGTGTATATGTTAAGGTCAGAACTGTTGCTAATGTTGGTGTGTTGTTTCCAGGAGACCATGATGGCCAGTTCGTACGGAAGGCCCAGCGAGGGGGCGGAGCTAGTCAGCTCTCTGGAGTGGATGGATGATGACGTGAGCTCCCCAGACGGAGACAAGCCAATCAAAGCGCAGCGCTACAGACCAGGCGGAATGGGCCACCTGGGCAGGGAGCTGGGCAGCGAGGAtatggaggaggatgaggaggaggaggaagaggagggccaGGGAGACGGGAACGCTCCCAAACGCCGAGGGCCCAAGAGGAAAAGAATGACCAAAGCCCGGCAGGAGCGCTTCAAGGCGCGACGTGTGAAGGCTAATGCCCGGGAGCGCTCAAGGATGCACGGGCTGAACGACGCGCTGGAGAACCTGCGCAGCATCATGCCCTGCCACTCCAAGACTCAGAAACTGTCCAAAATCGAGACCCTGCGGCTGGCCCGAAACTACATCTGTGCCCTGTCTGAAGCCCTGGAAGGGGACCAGTCCACGGAGAGCAGGGCCTTCATGGAGACCCTGTGTGAAGGTCTCTCCCAGC
It includes:
- the LOC120025242 gene encoding neurogenic differentiation factor 4-like; protein product: MMASSYGRPSEGAELVSSLEWMDDDVSSPDGDKPIKAQRYRPGGMGHLGRELGSEDMEEDEEEEEEEGQGDGNAPKRRGPKRKRMTKARQERFKARRVKANARERSRMHGLNDALENLRSIMPCHSKTQKLSKIETLRLARNYICALSEALEGDQSTESRAFMETLCEGLSQPTSNLVAGCLQLGPGGFVEERPEDRNGGRGGPTVLGGVGMAVRPISYSSPGLPSPPYGTLDSAHLLHLRGMKGGAYESHSPIDCNTPPYDGPPTPPLSIGSNLVPKQSSPHYLPPHHYPPSSMGLYQSARYELPLEMPYDSYHPPHMAPPQMGTVYGD